One segment of Arcanobacterium haemolyticum DSM 20595 DNA contains the following:
- the nrdR gene encoding transcriptional regulator NrdR has translation MHCPFCRYADSRVIDTRTSDDGTVIRRRRECPQCKRRFSTSESATLMVVKRSGTSEPFSREKIAAGVGKACQGRPVTDDQLAVLAQKVEESIRAQGIAQIDAHDIGLEILEPLRHLDQIAYLRFASVYSNFDSLEDFEKAIDVLRADWEVLRADCEEN, from the coding sequence ATGCATTGTCCTTTCTGTCGCTACGCCGATTCGCGCGTGATTGATACTCGTACGTCTGATGATGGAACAGTCATCCGGCGCCGTCGCGAATGCCCACAGTGTAAACGTCGTTTCTCTACGTCTGAATCTGCAACACTCATGGTTGTGAAACGATCAGGTACGTCGGAACCTTTTTCGCGTGAAAAAATTGCCGCTGGTGTCGGTAAAGCGTGTCAGGGGCGGCCGGTTACTGATGATCAACTTGCCGTGCTTGCCCAGAAAGTAGAAGAAAGCATCCGGGCTCAAGGAATCGCACAGATTGATGCGCATGATATCGGTCTGGAGATCCTTGAACCTCTACGGCACCTCGATCAAATCGCGTATCTGCGTTTTGCATCCGTTTATTCGAACTTCGATTCGCTTGAAGATTTCGAAAAAGCAATTGATGTTTTGCGAGCCGATTGGGAAGTTTTGCGAGCCGATTGTGAAGAAAACTAA
- the hflX gene encoding GTPase HflX: MSTSPWINHARSEIIKHHHVKGDTKISAHKPTEHNHTPKNTKLGENHVDLSTYEGTALQENPAYEGAWAGESLEREERSSLRRVTSLATERDDKVDVEYRQLRLERVVLVGLWREGPYEAAQDSLRELAALAETAGSTVLDGLIQKRQLPDPATYLGSGKAKELAEIVEFHGADTVIVDSELAPSQRRALEDVVKVKVIDRTALILDIFAQHAKSREGKAQVELAQLEYLLPRLRGWGDSMSRQAGGRVAGGAGIGSRGPGETQLELDRRRIRTRMAKLRADIKAMEPARVTRRASRTKKAVPAVVVVGYTNAGKSSLLNTLTGAGVLVENALFATLDPTVRRTQTADGREYTLTDTVGFVRNLPTQLVEAFRSTLEEVGQADLLLHVVDASHHDPVGQIQAVRSVLADVPGADTVRELIVLSKADLADPIDVAALRSRYPDSVLVSAVSGEGIAELEERIDQLLPRPQILIDLTIPFSRGDLVSRIHDDGEILSESFTEEGTHVTAHITEEIAGMLQDAGLMNRE; encoded by the coding sequence ATGTCTACGTCACCATGGATAAACCACGCCAGAAGTGAGATAATAAAACACCATCATGTAAAAGGAGATACGAAGATTTCTGCACACAAGCCAACCGAGCATAACCACACCCCAAAAAACACTAAACTTGGGGAAAATCACGTCGATCTGAGCACGTACGAAGGTACCGCACTCCAAGAAAACCCCGCCTACGAAGGTGCGTGGGCAGGCGAATCGCTCGAACGTGAAGAACGCTCATCGCTCCGCCGCGTTACCAGTTTGGCCACCGAACGTGACGATAAGGTGGACGTTGAATATCGGCAACTGCGCCTCGAACGCGTAGTACTTGTTGGGCTGTGGCGCGAAGGGCCATACGAAGCCGCCCAAGATTCGCTACGTGAACTCGCAGCGCTCGCAGAAACTGCAGGCTCCACCGTACTCGATGGTCTGATCCAAAAGCGCCAACTACCCGATCCCGCAACATACTTAGGATCCGGAAAAGCAAAAGAACTTGCGGAAATCGTGGAATTCCACGGGGCAGATACCGTGATTGTCGATTCGGAACTTGCCCCATCGCAACGCCGTGCGCTGGAAGACGTGGTGAAGGTAAAAGTCATCGACCGCACCGCGCTCATCCTCGATATTTTCGCTCAGCACGCCAAATCGCGCGAAGGCAAAGCCCAAGTAGAACTCGCACAACTCGAATACCTCCTGCCACGCCTGCGTGGTTGGGGCGATTCGATGTCACGTCAGGCTGGTGGCCGTGTTGCCGGCGGTGCTGGTATCGGTTCGCGTGGTCCAGGTGAAACACAGCTCGAACTAGACCGCCGCCGTATCCGAACCCGCATGGCGAAACTGCGCGCAGATATCAAAGCAATGGAACCAGCCCGTGTTACCCGCCGCGCATCGCGCACCAAAAAAGCCGTCCCCGCCGTTGTTGTTGTGGGGTACACGAACGCCGGGAAATCCTCGCTCCTCAACACGCTCACAGGCGCAGGCGTGCTGGTGGAAAACGCCCTGTTCGCAACGCTGGATCCTACCGTGCGCCGTACGCAAACTGCCGATGGGCGCGAATATACGCTCACGGACACGGTTGGATTCGTGCGCAACCTGCCAACCCAGTTGGTGGAGGCGTTCCGCTCCACGCTGGAGGAAGTTGGCCAAGCAGATCTGTTGCTCCACGTTGTAGATGCCTCCCACCATGATCCCGTAGGGCAGATCCAGGCCGTGCGCAGCGTGCTTGCGGACGTGCCTGGGGCAGATACCGTGCGCGAACTCATCGTCTTGTCCAAAGCCGATCTGGCCGATCCGATCGACGTGGCCGCGCTGCGCTCCCGCTACCCGGATTCGGTGCTCGTTTCTGCGGTGTCGGGCGAAGGCATCGCGGAACTTGAAGAGCGGATCGATCAGCTCCTGCCACGTCCACAGATCCTTATCGATCTCACCATTCCATTTTCGCGTGGCGATCTGGTGTCCCGGATCCACGATGACGGCGAAATCCTCTCCGAATCATTCACCGAAGAAGGCACACACGTTACCGCACACATCACCGAAGAAATCGCCGGCATGCTCCAGGATGCAGGGCTGATGAACCGTGAGTGA
- a CDS encoding AMP-binding protein: MTNMERAHEHYLNGVPTSIDIPNTTVERMLIDAVADYPNRVAIDFLGREWTYEQITSDVERAITVLKMCGVREGDVVSVILPNCPQHFTAFYAITALGATVAEHNPLAPLAQLNDQLDLVQSRVVIAWEQTIEKLLRDGDFHGRTYLSVNLVKALPSKSQFLLRLPIKAAREQRAKLRGNVPAGVHSWDNQVKFADPSNITTASYVSPDSIAVLLQTGGTTGTPKAVKLSHRNIVANAKQTEAWLLHFERGKETVAAVLPFFHAFGLQLSLSVCVNSAATIVMTPSFDVDILLAGHARHPITFFGGVPPMYKRILDALDKGKKADLTSIQYSVAGAMALDPGLATRWEKATGGYIIEGYGMSEASPVLSGSPMSPDRRPSTLGIPFPSTEMKIVDPEDPSQIITRDGDVGEICARGPQIFQGYLGNDEETAHAFLEGGWLRTGDLGFWDDGFIVMADRKKEMIINGGFNVYPSQVEDAVRQMPGVVDVAVVGMPTDSFSESVVAALVLEPGAVVDIDAVRKWTEDKLSHYAMPKSIAILDELPRSQIGKVMRRAVRDKLSSFELNSGQWREKLSEASTNASSLVDEYWVALRERAEASKEDWKDWTEQNAEKFESFRLKFMDRMSNGTDHAELTEEMESSARQSGLSVDSFKAWVSQYRGGLLSSKHGTEQRKPKDSQE; the protein is encoded by the coding sequence ATGACCAACATGGAACGAGCACACGAACACTACCTCAATGGCGTACCTACATCTATCGACATCCCCAACACCACGGTAGAACGTATGCTCATTGACGCGGTAGCAGATTACCCGAACCGCGTGGCCATCGACTTTTTGGGACGCGAATGGACTTACGAACAGATCACCTCCGATGTTGAACGCGCGATCACTGTACTGAAAATGTGTGGCGTGCGCGAAGGCGACGTCGTCTCCGTCATCCTCCCCAACTGCCCACAGCACTTCACCGCGTTCTACGCCATCACTGCACTCGGCGCTACCGTAGCAGAACACAACCCACTAGCCCCGTTGGCCCAACTCAACGACCAGCTCGATCTAGTCCAATCGCGAGTAGTTATCGCCTGGGAGCAAACAATTGAAAAGCTCCTGCGAGATGGAGATTTCCACGGCCGCACCTACCTCTCAGTCAATCTAGTCAAAGCTCTACCGTCCAAATCCCAATTCCTTTTGCGGCTGCCAATCAAGGCTGCGCGCGAACAGCGCGCTAAACTCCGCGGCAACGTACCGGCAGGCGTCCATTCGTGGGACAATCAAGTAAAGTTCGCTGATCCATCCAACATCACTACCGCCTCTTATGTATCACCAGATTCGATCGCTGTCTTACTTCAAACCGGCGGCACTACTGGCACACCTAAGGCAGTCAAACTATCCCACCGGAATATCGTTGCGAACGCCAAGCAAACCGAAGCGTGGCTTTTACACTTCGAACGCGGTAAGGAAACAGTTGCCGCCGTGCTACCGTTCTTCCACGCCTTCGGCCTTCAACTATCGTTGAGCGTATGCGTCAATTCCGCCGCCACCATCGTGATGACTCCATCGTTTGACGTAGATATTCTACTGGCCGGCCATGCCCGCCATCCGATCACCTTCTTTGGTGGCGTGCCTCCAATGTACAAGCGTATTCTGGACGCCCTTGACAAGGGTAAAAAGGCAGACCTCACGTCGATTCAATATTCTGTTGCTGGAGCGATGGCGCTTGATCCTGGACTTGCCACCCGATGGGAAAAAGCCACCGGCGGCTACATTATCGAAGGCTATGGCATGAGCGAGGCCTCCCCTGTCCTTTCTGGCTCTCCCATGTCACCTGATCGTCGCCCATCCACCTTAGGCATCCCATTCCCATCCACCGAAATGAAGATTGTGGATCCAGAAGATCCTTCACAGATCATTACTCGGGATGGAGACGTAGGTGAGATTTGCGCACGTGGGCCACAGATTTTCCAGGGCTATCTAGGTAACGACGAAGAAACGGCTCACGCATTCTTAGAGGGCGGCTGGCTTCGTACCGGCGATCTTGGATTCTGGGACGACGGCTTTATCGTGATGGCCGATCGCAAGAAGGAAATGATCATCAATGGCGGCTTCAACGTCTACCCTTCCCAAGTTGAGGATGCTGTACGTCAAATGCCAGGCGTTGTTGATGTTGCCGTGGTAGGTATGCCAACCGATTCTTTCTCAGAATCAGTTGTTGCCGCGCTAGTTTTGGAACCTGGGGCTGTTGTGGATATCGACGCAGTGCGGAAGTGGACTGAAGATAAGCTCTCCCATTACGCGATGCCTAAATCGATCGCGATTCTTGACGAACTTCCTCGTTCCCAAATCGGCAAGGTGATGCGACGTGCAGTGCGTGACAAGCTTTCTTCGTTTGAACTTAACTCTGGCCAGTGGCGTGAGAAGCTTTCGGAAGCTTCTACGAATGCTTCTTCATTAGTTGATGAATATTGGGTGGCATTGCGCGAACGTGCCGAAGCTTCTAAAGAGGATTGGAAAGATTGGACCGAACAGAACGCTGAAAAGTTCGAATCTTTCCGGCTTAAGTTTATGGATCGCATGTCGAATGGCACTGACCATGCTGAACTTACAGAAGAGATGGAATCATCTGCACGTCAATCTGGACTTTCTGTGGATAGTTTCAAAGCATGGGTGAGCCAATATCGCGGCGGGCTTTTATCCTCTAAGCACGGCACTGAGCAGCGTAAGCCTAAAGATTCACAAGAGTAA
- the lexA gene encoding transcriptional repressor LexA: protein MRLPHTLVNTSPARSLNAGPAFTHLNEREPMPRQPQLTPRQLAIVDTVRSLLASRGYPPTVREIGDSVGLKSPSSVKHQLDSLIQLGIFSHDPRRSRTLEVTPLGMSLDTETGEYTRSSILHSLPSSASESSEFAPATATVSVPLVGRIAAGAPILADQHIEDVFALPRQLTGSGELFMLQVSGDSMVDAAICDGDWVVVRRQPNAEQGEIVAAMIDGEATVKVLSRTDGHQWLLPRNPDYSPIPADNAQIIGRIVTVLRSL from the coding sequence ATGCGGCTCCCACATACTTTGGTGAACACTTCTCCAGCTCGTTCACTCAACGCAGGCCCCGCATTCACACATCTCAACGAAAGGGAACCAATGCCTCGGCAACCTCAATTGACTCCACGGCAACTCGCCATAGTTGATACCGTACGTTCCCTTCTCGCTTCTCGCGGTTACCCACCTACTGTGCGCGAAATCGGAGATTCAGTCGGTCTAAAATCTCCATCATCCGTTAAACACCAACTTGATTCACTCATTCAACTTGGCATCTTTAGCCACGATCCACGCAGATCACGCACACTTGAAGTAACCCCACTGGGGATGAGCCTCGATACGGAAACTGGGGAATATACGCGCTCCTCCATCCTTCACTCGCTACCATCTTCTGCCAGTGAATCATCAGAATTCGCCCCTGCTACTGCCACGGTTTCCGTGCCACTCGTTGGCCGTATCGCGGCAGGCGCACCTATCCTCGCAGATCAACATATAGAAGATGTGTTTGCACTTCCTCGCCAGCTCACAGGCTCTGGCGAACTTTTCATGCTCCAAGTCAGCGGTGATTCCATGGTCGATGCAGCAATCTGTGATGGAGATTGGGTTGTCGTACGCCGCCAACCCAATGCCGAACAAGGTGAAATAGTGGCAGCAATGATCGATGGAGAAGCCACAGTCAAAGTTCTCTCCCGAACCGATGGCCACCAGTGGCTCCTACCACGAAACCCTGATTACTCGCCAATCCCAGCAGATAACGCACAGATAATCGGGCGCATCGTTACCGTCCTACGCTCGCTCTAA
- a CDS encoding class I SAM-dependent methyltransferase, producing MNSHYFSTVPDVSSAPHSLTYSAFDREWTVTVDSGVFSPSGLDKGTAVLLHKVPISDLEPGSVVADIGCGWGPITLALADTYPDARVVACDVNERAVALASKNCSDLGFSNVQVGLADDVVAQLRDEISRGVHSGIDVLWSNPPIRIGKDELHKLLLTWLGLLSPSGHAYMVVQKNLGADSLAKWIDAQGFPTEKIGSAKGFRILHVRKR from the coding sequence GTGAACAGCCACTATTTTTCTACAGTTCCTGACGTTTCCTCCGCCCCGCACAGCCTGACTTACTCTGCGTTCGATCGCGAGTGGACAGTCACGGTTGATTCGGGCGTGTTTTCTCCGTCCGGTTTGGATAAGGGGACGGCCGTGTTGTTACATAAGGTTCCGATTTCTGACCTGGAACCTGGATCCGTGGTTGCGGATATTGGGTGTGGTTGGGGCCCGATCACGTTGGCGCTTGCAGATACGTATCCAGATGCGCGGGTGGTTGCGTGTGACGTGAACGAACGCGCGGTGGCTTTGGCGTCAAAGAATTGCTCTGATCTGGGTTTTTCCAACGTCCAGGTAGGTTTAGCTGACGACGTCGTGGCCCAGCTACGCGATGAGATCTCACGTGGCGTCCATTCTGGGATTGATGTGTTGTGGTCTAACCCGCCGATTCGTATTGGCAAAGACGAATTACACAAGTTGCTACTGACCTGGCTTGGTTTGCTGTCTCCTTCTGGCCACGCTTACATGGTGGTTCAGAAGAATTTGGGTGCAGATTCGCTTGCGAAGTGGATTGACGCTCAGGGTTTCCCAACAGAAAAGATTGGTTCTGCGAAGGGTTTTAGAATTCTTCACGTGCGGAAGCGATAA
- the miaA gene encoding tRNA (adenosine(37)-N6)-dimethylallyltransferase MiaA: MRMNLPVIAVVGPTASGKTALSIRLAHTLGGAEHVEIISADAMQLYRGMDIGTAKITEEERAGIAHHQLDVLDVTQPASVAAYQEYARADIAAIHGRGRIPLVVGGSGLYISALLDELDFPGTDPQIRRELEDIWETHGLEPLIAELADKDPVSAETINLANPRRVIRALEVVRLTGHSYTPIFPRHTSHYTNTLHIGVRRDRDELNEAIGHRAETMFKSGLIDETLTLLDQGLRGSPTASKATGYAEAIDVIDERLSIPEAIESVALHTRRLAKKQRTWFRPDPRIAWIDVVNADIDTATNQARELIASAREEF; the protein is encoded by the coding sequence ATGCGCATGAATCTTCCTGTTATTGCTGTTGTTGGGCCTACCGCCTCCGGTAAAACGGCCCTTTCTATCCGCCTGGCGCATACGCTCGGTGGGGCAGAGCATGTTGAAATCATCTCTGCCGATGCCATGCAGCTCTATCGTGGAATGGATATTGGCACGGCCAAGATAACAGAAGAAGAACGCGCTGGAATCGCACACCATCAACTCGATGTTTTGGACGTCACCCAACCAGCATCAGTTGCCGCATATCAAGAATATGCACGCGCAGATATAGCTGCCATCCATGGACGTGGGCGGATTCCGCTTGTTGTTGGTGGATCCGGCCTCTACATCAGTGCGCTCCTTGATGAACTCGATTTCCCCGGCACAGATCCCCAGATTCGGCGCGAACTCGAAGACATCTGGGAAACACACGGCCTAGAACCGCTTATCGCGGAACTAGCTGACAAAGATCCAGTGTCAGCTGAAACAATTAACCTTGCCAACCCCCGGCGGGTTATTCGTGCACTTGAAGTCGTGCGGTTAACCGGGCATTCATACACGCCAATATTCCCACGGCACACCAGCCACTACACCAATACACTCCATATCGGGGTTCGGCGTGACCGCGATGAACTCAACGAAGCAATCGGGCATCGGGCTGAAACCATGTTTAAATCAGGGCTCATCGACGAAACGCTAACCCTGCTAGATCAAGGATTACGAGGTAGCCCAACAGCATCGAAAGCCACCGGATATGCGGAAGCCATCGATGTTATTGATGAGCGCCTTAGCATTCCAGAAGCGATCGAATCAGTGGCGCTTCACACCCGCAGGCTCGCCAAAAAACAACGCACCTGGTTCCGGCCAGATCCACGCATCGCATGGATCGACGTCGTTAATGCAGACATCGATACCGCAACCAACCAAGCACGAGAACTTATCGCTTCCGCACGTGAAGAATTCTAA
- a CDS encoding ATP-dependent DNA helicase: protein MSDLDALLSAVVRSVGGSPREGQIEMAERVSEALESDGHLLVQAGTGTGKSFGYLVPTMAWAAATGKRAVISTATLALQRQIMLHDAPRVKDAIHNELGAHVNVALLKGWHNYVCLRKATGGYPEEGTLLSRAEGEVGATATGEEVIRAREWAMSTDTGDRDDLVPGVTDRVWGQVSVPKRECIGEKCPVRQSCFPYLAREAAEESDVVVTNHAMLGIAATGTPVLPETQAFIIDEAHELVDRVTNQLTRTLSKYDVAGIARMMRSSGLDDSDLDESADEIAELLTDVPEGRIVKFSQVLFDAIARLSGRVAEAGENVAGMSGKDEDQTIAKQILRSRLVEVGELCEDLLSGAIENETLVAWKAEFADGTGALYAAPLDVAGAIADELFDGRPTILTSATLKINDSFDVMAARVGLSFPSQGPWEGIDVGSPFTPEKQGVLYVAKHLPIPGKEGYGDEQLTEMVELIEASGGGALVLFTSKAAAIRAAEFARDRLEVPIFVQGEDQLSTLVSLFSDDDDACLFGTISLWQGVDVPGRTCRLVIMDRIPFPRPNDPLMQARSQAVAHSGGNGFMNVAATQAALLLAQGAGRLLRRSTDRGVVAVLDPRLRTARYSGFLLASMPKMWPTTDPQIVRGVLQRLASEGSES from the coding sequence GTGAGTGATCTGGACGCGTTGCTTTCCGCCGTCGTGCGATCCGTGGGCGGGAGCCCGCGCGAAGGCCAAATTGAGATGGCTGAACGCGTCTCTGAAGCGTTGGAATCGGACGGGCACCTGCTGGTGCAAGCCGGAACAGGCACCGGAAAATCATTCGGCTATCTTGTGCCAACGATGGCATGGGCGGCCGCAACGGGGAAACGCGCAGTGATTTCTACGGCAACGCTGGCGCTGCAACGTCAGATTATGTTGCATGATGCGCCGCGCGTAAAGGACGCGATCCATAATGAACTTGGCGCACACGTGAACGTGGCCCTCCTCAAAGGCTGGCATAACTATGTGTGTTTGCGGAAAGCCACAGGCGGCTATCCGGAAGAAGGCACGTTGCTTTCGCGGGCCGAAGGCGAAGTGGGGGCAACGGCCACAGGCGAAGAAGTGATACGGGCACGTGAATGGGCGATGAGCACGGACACCGGGGATCGCGATGATCTGGTGCCGGGCGTAACCGACCGCGTATGGGGGCAAGTCTCCGTTCCCAAACGTGAATGTATTGGTGAAAAATGCCCTGTTCGGCAAAGTTGTTTTCCGTATCTAGCGCGTGAGGCGGCAGAAGAATCCGACGTGGTAGTGACCAACCACGCCATGCTTGGGATCGCCGCCACCGGCACGCCTGTGTTGCCCGAAACGCAGGCCTTCATCATCGACGAAGCCCACGAACTTGTTGATCGCGTCACGAACCAGCTCACCCGCACACTGTCCAAGTACGACGTGGCCGGGATTGCGCGCATGATGCGGAGCTCTGGCCTAGACGATTCTGATCTGGACGAATCCGCAGATGAGATCGCGGAACTTCTCACGGACGTTCCCGAAGGGCGCATCGTTAAGTTTTCACAAGTACTGTTCGATGCGATCGCCCGCCTCTCTGGCCGCGTTGCCGAAGCGGGGGAAAATGTTGCGGGCATGTCTGGAAAAGATGAGGATCAGACGATCGCGAAGCAGATTTTGCGTTCGCGGCTTGTTGAAGTGGGGGAGTTGTGCGAGGATCTGCTCTCCGGCGCGATTGAGAACGAGACTTTGGTTGCGTGGAAGGCCGAGTTTGCTGACGGAACAGGCGCGCTTTATGCGGCGCCGTTGGACGTTGCGGGCGCGATTGCCGATGAGTTGTTTGATGGCCGGCCCACGATTTTGACCTCGGCTACGTTGAAGATCAACGATTCGTTTGACGTGATGGCTGCCCGCGTGGGGTTGAGTTTTCCCAGCCAAGGCCCGTGGGAGGGTATTGACGTGGGGAGTCCGTTTACTCCCGAAAAGCAGGGCGTTTTGTATGTTGCGAAGCACCTGCCGATCCCGGGGAAAGAGGGTTATGGGGACGAACAGCTCACCGAGATGGTTGAGTTAATCGAGGCATCGGGTGGCGGTGCGTTGGTGTTGTTTACGTCCAAGGCGGCTGCGATTCGGGCGGCAGAGTTTGCACGGGATCGGCTTGAGGTTCCGATTTTTGTTCAGGGCGAAGATCAGCTTTCAACCTTGGTTTCGTTGTTTTCTGACGACGACGACGCGTGCCTGTTCGGCACGATTTCTCTGTGGCAGGGTGTTGATGTGCCGGGTAGAACCTGCCGTCTTGTGATTATGGATAGGATTCCGTTTCCGCGGCCGAATGATCCGTTGATGCAGGCACGTTCGCAGGCTGTTGCTCACAGTGGCGGGAATGGTTTTATGAATGTTGCTGCAACTCAGGCTGCGCTTTTATTGGCGCAGGGGGCTGGGCGTTTGTTGCGTAGGTCCACTGATCGTGGTGTTGTGGCTGTGCTGGATCCGCGGTTACGGACGGCACGATATTCGGGCTTTTTGTTGGCATCGATGCCGAAGATGTGGCCGACTACGGATCCGCAGATCGTACGTGGAGTGTTGCAGCGGTTAGCGAGCGAGGGTTCGGAAAGCTAG
- a CDS encoding LysM peptidoglycan-binding domain-containing protein has product MYTITLFATSILAAVLVASFFGLAPQAGESLVVQPGDTIASIVESLDAPVESSRVVSDIYALNVIDGGVVRPGQKLILPRY; this is encoded by the coding sequence GTGTATACTATTACTCTTTTTGCTACGTCAATCCTTGCTGCTGTTCTAGTTGCATCGTTCTTTGGTTTAGCCCCGCAAGCAGGTGAGTCTCTTGTTGTGCAGCCAGGGGATACGATTGCTTCCATTGTTGAATCTCTCGATGCTCCGGTAGAAAGTTCACGTGTGGTCTCAGACATCTACGCATTGAATGTGATTGATGGGGGAGTTGTACGTCCTGGGCAGAAACTTATTCTACCTAGATACTAA